aaataatttaaaaaaagccaATTGAAAGACAAACAATTCTTACAAAACACTTATAGAATATAAACAATTAGGCAACACTGCTAATCATGATAACCGATGTGAAGTGAAATACTTGAAGGTAGACgaaataaagtttttgattaTCTGAATGATACGGAGGAATTGTCACCATATATAACGATTCAGGAATAAGTCCAATAGTGAGTGGAAAACAAAATAAGAGGAACATTTGATAGATGAAAATGGTCAACATATGACCAGAACGTGgcagaacaaaacaaaacataggcttaataaattcaaaataaacactAAAGCGACTATTTTCCAACCTATCATATTTCTGTTAATGGAACTATTGGCCACATTCATCACCACCGGGATGAAATTGGTAACATGTGCATTAAGTTCAAAAGACGTAAGTGGCAAAGAAAAATATGTTCGTATAATGGAATGTAGCATTTACTCCTTATTCGTTCTATTAAATCGTTCATTTTAAAATACAGTCGTATTTGCTACTAGAACACGTGTGTATATCGCGTGTAAAAGGAGAGTCacgaaaaaatacatgtaaacctAAACAAATGATTTCAAAGACATTCATCTAGACCTGTGTGCTTCAACATTGGCAATATTCTCAAATTGTAGACTAGAATAGGGGAgatgcaaaaaataaatcataaaaaaggtGATTTCAGACAATAACGtctattttaaaagaattgtcTAGCCATGTTTGTAAAGTagttaattttgacatttcttgaCTGTTTGTGGAGTCCGGTGCTGTCGTTAAGGGAAGGTGTTCGTTGTGATTCTGCGGTTTACATGTTACTAatgtactattatattatttgttattacGTTTCCTTGTGCTGATTTTTCCtgcgtttgtttgtttgtactCTATTCCTGTCACGTAGTGTTGTCATTGAGCGATATTTTTTTACCTTGCCATTTAAGCGGGATGTTTGGCTTGCCATACAATcaggttcaattcaccattttttcaagatactgactgtaccaagtcagaaatatgcattcgtttgatgtgttttggctttcgattttgccatttcattggtgactttccgttttgaattttcctaggagttcgatttatttgatattttactttttacaaccAAAATGGGTCAACAGGTAGCCAATTTGGAAGTTAAATGTCTGCCCCGTTCcaacatttccttatttttacatGACGAAAAATACCAAGATTTTGTCAAAATGCACTAAAGCTGCAGTTTGGtctattttattaaacatttaaattttggtttACATAAGGGACCTGTTCGATAATACTGAGCATCTTTcacattaatatataaattggtaatttttgtattcttgtctttaatttttgctcATGTGTTCTGTTTatatatgccattttgtttttcttagttatttgttttatagtagTTAGAATTATAACACAGTATTGACTGATGTGCCCAAAACTTTcgatatttttaccttttaaatattatgttcGTTTCATTTACTAATTATtgtcaatgtaatggaattttatgaaCTTGTTATGCAAGCGAGAGGTTTTGTTAGCTAAAAACCAGGTTTATctgacaattgtttttttattaaaatttcctgTACCAAGGCAAGAATATGGCAGCGGTTATCAAATAGtccatttctatgtatgttggcgtttgttttttttttttgcgcttcagtgtttctgttgttccgttctTATCCTCTTATTGTTTGAAACCCGAATTTGTTGTCTCTCagtcgatttatgacttttgaacagcagttAACCACTGGTGCCTTTATTTTACGGTTTTATATTCAAGGTACTGGACAGACCTTGCATATGTTTGCCTATGTTCTGTGTTCTATGTCTAGTCATGTTCGTCATAATGGTTAGTAGGCAGGATGATGGGAAAGATAACAAACCATATACCTTCATGATGATTGTGATCAGGCTTGGTACCAGTTGACCAAGTAGTTTCAAAGTAGATGTTTAATAAAGTTACTTGACAACATATGAATACAAAGGAAGTTAGACAACGGAGGCAAAGTTGATTAAAACAGATCACAATAGCCCTATGTTAATTTCAGTCGAAAGCTCCACGTCTTTTAATGTTGAGCTATCAATAATTCTATTTAAATGCAGTTTCTTCCAATTgatgaataatttttaaatatctaattaCTTTTCCATATCATAATGGCACACACAAAAACTTTACTAAACATATGTTCACTGATAAGTTAAATAGATTATGCGCTACAAAAGTGTCTTTATCTCTAATTTGTCTTTACACTTTAATTTAGTGTTCTTATTTCtaatctttctttaaatttagaTATGGACAAACTATCATTTTCGAGATGTTGTATCATTAATaagttgttaaatatttttgcattttgagtgtttaattttgtttaataaaaaaaaatatattcaaaaaattatttactATTACCCGAGAAACAACGAAAAATGGTATAGTCCAGATAGCCCAATTTGGTAAAGTTACAAAATGTGTTAGGGTGGAAACTGCTGTACGCGGTTTTATAATAAATCTATCTTCTTgtgtcaaaaaagaaaaatgtaagtttcaaaatatactaACTATGAATCTTAAACGATTTAATAGGATAAGGCGAAAGATACCGAGGGTTACTAAAACTCAtgcatttgctttttttttaacatcatacAGTCTCAAACAGACTGACAATGTGATGGCGAAAAATTAAAAACGACCATATTCTCATATAACAGGAGCATTCAAACTTTCTTGAACCTTTATTCCGGCCGGTCTCTATAAGAGGACATACCTAATGgatatattgttaatttgtttttgtctttgacATGCAGGAACTATTTCAATTGGAGGTTAAACAACCAATCATCCATCAATATAATCATAAGTTTCATTTGCTGCATGTCGGCCaggttttacatttttattgtttaaagcaCTTGCCAGATGCCCTTTTTGAAACTCTGCTTGAGCTCTTGAATAACATCTTGAAACTAGCCACCGTTGTGCCTGTTCTGAAGCCAACCATTCATTCGGATTCAATTAATTACCGACCAATGATTCTTCAAGTCGCGTCTGTAAAACGCTTGAACGGATGTTCAATGATTGTCTTCTTTGGTTCCTGGATTCAAATAAGCTAGTACCCAACATTCAATGCGGTTCTCTTGATAATCTGGCTCGGTTCGAATCGGAACCGTTTATTTCTAATGGTTTCAGGAAAAATGAGCATCTGGTTTCGGACTTTTCAGATTTGCAAAAACCTACGACACCACATATACGTCAAATAAGAAAACGTAGTATCAATGAAGCGTTCATTTCATAGAAGAACTAAAACGtaagtaatattttatttttgctgtAATTGAATACATGAATCCGGTAAGGTTACGTGTGATAACTAAAATGAATCAAATGTTTACTGTGCCAGAGTGATATTTGTGGTAATCAAATATGATTCGTATTAGTTCAATACAGTTTTAgtcatatatttaattatttgctAATCATATTTGATACAGCCATGCTTTTCACTCTTTAGTATTCAGGTTTACACTTTCCTTTATTGGACCTCAGTTATTTTCCTGTACTGAACCTTATTCAGTTTTGGAGGGAAAGTACAGGTCATTATATTGGTCACTTGTGAGTTGTTTAGGTATTCTTTATTGATTATgttgtttcatttaattttctaGTGACAGTGTTGTTACTTACCTGTTTTATTTGCCTTGGTGACATTTTGACAATATTGGATATtggatattatatatatattttatatttctgttggaatttattattcttttctACAGGTCACTTATACTATAATTTCTAACAAGAACTAATATATATTGATGGTGTAACATATTGAATAAAAGATGAATGAATGAGTTGAATGAGAGTATATGCAGATGAAGTGATGAAAATTAATAacatacatattaaaatattaacctTTATTAGTCAAACATATTTGGTAAATGTCAAAtagaataaatcatttaaaacagtatataaacttcataattttatttacactTAAAAGTACATTAgtaaaaagggagaaggtttggtaccattaaaacgtttaatccagctgcaaatatttgcatctgtcctaagtcaggaatctgatgtacagaacttgtcgtttgtttatgtaatttatacgtgtttctcgtttctatTAGACCGTTGGGcttcccgtttgaatgatttaacactagtaattttgggccctttatagttttctgtttgatgtgagccaaggctccgtgttgaaggccgtacattgacctataatggattacttttataaattgttatttggatggagagttgtctcatggcactcacaccacatcttcctatccTATAAGTACAGAGATCTGATACTAAGATGGAAATTTTATTGAGTACAGTGTGTTTTACTCAATGTAAGAGTAATGTCCAGGTCAGTGGTCTGATGAATGTTATGGTAATTGTATTCAGATTATGATATTGAATTGGTTACGATAGGAATCAAGTAGATGGTTCTACGCATATGGTAAGGAATGTGTAATGGTCTTcaacttcttactttatttggccttttaaacatttttagattcgagtgtcactgatgatgtagacgcgcgtctggcttaaatataaaattttgatcctggtatctatgatgagtttatttacatgttttactttGTAATTGTCTTGTATATTTGTAACTGTATAGTGTTATAGTGTTTATATGTAATTTTGGAACACTAACATTGCGATTGATAGTGCTCATGCTTATGTATAATACTTTAGAGCGCATGGTTATTTGTGCATTTCACTTTAATATAAGGACAATAATATCATTGGAATATATTTGACTTATTCCCCTTTGTCTATAAGTCTGTTTTATGTTGTTATGTGTTGTCTATGTaatgtgtattttattattgttatatatgttGTAGGGTTAATAATATGCAGTCAGTGTTAATAACATCACTATGAAGAACCCCACACAGTCCATTTGTAATTATTGAGCCTTTTGGACCTGCTATTTTAACTTCTGGATAGGGTTAGGTGATATATGTATCATGTTTCCTCCGTCCACGGGCACCAATGCACCATTTATCATAGATGCATAGTCACTGAGCAGGAATGCAACTGTATTTGCAACTTCATCttgttctgaaaaaaaaagatgttcaaAATTAAAGAGGAATCACAACATGTATAagtgtaaagcaaaattatatccgggtgaaatttgatccggcggaaaaaatgtcacagtagttgttgttatttttttatccggaGGAAAATATTTCCCTGGGATATTTTAGTTAACTCATTGAATAGTTATTAGAAAAAACTTATCCTTTaaaaatactatgaaataataatagtgTATTCGAAATAAagagaaattgttaaaaaaaaaataaaagtattataatgggaaataatttcacaaattatcattgaaaacaTTTCCTGAAATATTCAAGTCAATTAATCatccttttaaatgaaaattatctCGAAACATAGGGAAGAAAACCAGAAGTAATTTCAATGATcggaattttgaaaattatatcatgattaaataagGTAAGTGAAATGCATGTAAAagtgagttgttttcagatctTAGTAcacatataaatttaaaagtaaggTAGAAATATAGTTGCATTACTGTAGTTAACAGTAATAGAAGAATTTTATTATGatgatatttttaactatattaatAGTTTTGTCTGGGGACAGAGATGTAGTTGTTGATTATATGGAAATCAGATAAATCATAGCATAACATTATATTGGAACAAAAGCATGTTtaacagctggatagtatttaACTGTGAAATGTTATCTGTCTTATTAAATCATGTTGTAagtcatctttttatataaatgaatatataaaaaataagattcaagGAAAAATTTTACTATgaaataatttcagaaatatattatattaatatatttagaatataagTTGCTcgtaattacctccctttgataaattatgcaaatttgttctacctttgtgaaacattttataattatagtcaggtatatattgattgtgaGTAACTTACATAGTAGTTAATGGGACTCTATTTCACACAGTTCTGTGAAATAAAGTACGTCAAATATATACCGGTACATACTATCCGCATAAcacagatagattttcactcCTCTGGAAATAAATAACATGTGACATACCATGCCTGGAAAATAATTACCGGGACAAATATcctcaggataaaatatcacagaggaagaaataaaccgttacaTAAGCACCCTACAAAGTTCATAGTAAAATTCCCATGTTCCTTTAAATTTACGCtattatgattatttaaaaaaaattgccataATTCACCACAGAGTTTTTGTTAGAATAAGTATGATCCAAGGCCATACTGGGAACAAAATTTGAACTCGCATTCACATCCGTGTATAAGATATGAGCCATTTTGTACCCTATTGGCTTTATTAACCATTTGGTACCattcaaattaaagaaatataaaaaaatgtgatatgattgccaatgagacaactcttcaatagagaccaaatgacacataaattaaaaactattgaGCAAAGCTCAAActgcatagtaagctataaaaggccccgtaaagacaagtgtaaaacaatgcaaacgaaAAAACTGACGGCATAATTTATGAACAATAAaatgaacggaaaacaaatatgtaacacatcaacaaacgacaaccactgtattacaggttcctgacttgggacagcaCATACAAAGCAGAATGCGAAGGATTGAACATGTTAACGGGATCCCAACCATCCCCTAACcctggacagtggtgtaacggtacaacataagaacgacgAACTATCAAAATCAGTTTATAAAAGTTTACCGCATAAGATGGATACAATTagatatacatataacaaaaaacataatagaCGGGGCCggataatatttaaatgtaacaaaacattCATGCAAATTTCTAATATATAACTTTTAGATAAATTAATAAAGTACAGTCACTGAATTACCTAAGTTTCAATGATTGTTTACATTTCATATATCCCTGGAACTAGAGATAATTTATTCTACCAACAGAAGAAAGTCTGCTTTTTATCTGGATTTTGACCTTGATTTTTGACACAGATGGACGATTTCCATCtggaatctatgacaaacgtgATGATTTAAACTTTCCAATTTTCAAGTCCCAAGACTCAGCACAATCTATCTGTTCACACTAAACGAGTTTCCTTCGTTATCTAATAGatatatatacttgttttattttgtaatggtTATCGACTGCAAAAGGCACAACAATAAAGTTagtccttttttttaattacaagtGTACCTATTCTGCTCTTTGTGACGATCCTGCATCCATTGTGTTTGTATAGTGAAATaagtatataaactcatcatagataccaggactaaatttagtatataggccagacgcgtgtttcgtctacaaaagactcatcagtgacgctcgaataaaaaaaagttaaaaaggccaaatgaagtacgaagttaaaaagcattgaggaccaaaattcctaaaagttttgccaaatacagatgagctaatctatgcctgagatagaaaagccttagtatttaaaaaaaatctaaaatttgtaacagtaaatttataaatataaccatatcaatgagaATTcgtgtcagcacaaaaagtactgactactgggcttgtgatataGTGGTGTTTTGACGTTATGAATTTGATTGGAGTTCgcaattttttgtaattttactttttaaagattttatacaTATAGTATTTACTTATACATATtccaattttacaaaataatttatctcATCGTTGACTTTACATTTAGTGAATAGCATTCGTTAGCTGTCCAGAACCTTATTTATAATACTGATTTATGTCATGCCTTTATATTTTCAGGGTAGAATATTAAAGTGTATATTAAAGATGCGAGTATTCCACATCTCtcctttttgtaaaattatatcgatctgtattaaaacaaaaaaataaatgttacctttaaaaaaatattttagtttgtgcttttttttttgcatttaaatcttaataatgtcagattttcataaaacaaaatggctATATCTGAcaaaaccttttggaattttggttcctCAAATCTCTTCAGTTTCGTACTTTATTAGGCCTTTTAAACGTGTTTGATTCGAgtatcactgatgagtcgtttgTTCACAAATCGTACGTCTGGAGTATAACATTTTAATCCTTGATTCTATGAGTGTGAATACCGGAAATGTTTACAGAACATATAGAGCTAAATATAAACTACCTATGAATCGTCCCATCGGTATTCTTCCTGTAACAGAATCTTTAAGTTCCTGGGAGGAAAAAATCTTCTTGTTCATGGCTGTTAATACTGCGCCTGGGCTACAGCTGTTTACTCGAATCTGTCAATATAAGAATTCCATAGAAAATCGAAGCTtcgacaaaaaaaagtaaattcattATCATTCAAGCTATGACCAgaagtaaaatatttcaaacaaagaaAGCTATTTGCCCAACATTAACCGATGTTTATTAATAGTTCATGCACACTTCAGTCAATAATGAAGATCTTTGGCCTCACAATTGTTTTGATTCAAGCGCTCCtagcgattttttttataaaggcgCTTTCTGAATTTAAAGTCTGATATCTTTAAAGAGTTTAGTTCCTACAAAGCTGCAAATGAAAACTAGGCTTGCAATGACCATTTAATTTGGTTTTTAAAAGAGCTTTAAACTTGAAAAGCAACCAAGTGTAGCAATTGATAAATATGTCGGATCCTTCATCGAAAATTCACACTAAATGCAATCAACTTACCATAAATATCAATGACTTATCAGTGCAATAAAGAGGTTTTTCTTATAGCAGTCGTAAATTACTttatccgtatttggcacaacttttgggaattttggatcctccatgctcttcaactttgtacttgtttggctttaaaaatattttgatatgagcgtcactgatgagtcttatgtagacgaaacgtgcgtctggggtactaaattataattctggtacctttgataactaattatatatacCTGTATATACTAATAACCtttaaactttgtactttaattacttatttcaaaaaaaatatagtcaaCATGCTCATGGCGTACAAATGGAAGTTATTCGGGTATATACCAATTAAGCAAAGTTTACCTTGAAAGGTCCAAACTCTAATGCCATAGACTTTGTGAGCATATCAATGGCTGCCTTCGTGCTGCAATAAACAGGACAACCAGGCATAGTTATAATACCGCAGATACTTGAAATATTCACAATTGCCCCACTTCCTTTCCGTGAAATAATTCCTTTGGCGACGATCTGAAATGACGCgaatattttaatatgcatGGTTCAAACTTGAACaaattgttatattaatttgaatgaTTAACGACAAAAAgtgtatcgttttaaaaatgttgaaagttacattttttttaaaaatgaagtaTACGGTTAAATGCATTCACTGCACCtaacttaaaatgttttaaatgaattagatttttaattatatagatACGGCTTTCATAGTTAAGTTTAGGGATGTTTGCTTGTCTTATTTTGGAATTTCTGttagattttcgaaatcctctgcttttatccatttgaatgcctaaAAAAATGCCCATGAACccctattttaaaaaaaaaatcttttacatgaataattatgagccatttgtaaaagtcttataaaatcttatttatttttttaatagtttttgcgACCTCTAACTGGTCAATAAAGCTATGACAAATCAAGAGAGTACATTTTCTTGCCAACATTCCATTGGCTTATATcttgaaaacaagcacattgacccctatattTTCTTTGCTTTTTTACTCCTCAATTAATCTCCAATCAATATAGACTAGTTTTatggaaagttatttattttgaaactaagCAGCGAACTTCCTTAAGGCGTTCGAGATATGAAAGTCATAATGTGCAAATGATATGAAagtctcctgacttgagacGGGAACGTACAGAATatggcgggttaaacatgttagcaggcgCCGAGTCCTcccccttacctgggacagtggtcttacagtacaacataaaaagagAAGAGTACATTTCCAAGTGTATAGTGCTTTAGCgagttaaatgtatttatattatacCTGAGATATGTTCAAAGCTGCCTTAACATTCACTTGAAAAtgtctacaataaaaaaaaagcatgttaAAAGATTACACTTTATATGTACAATGTGctatttaatgaaatttcataaGGCAATAATTGCAATATATATGACTACACTTTACAATATGTCACATTCTATCTGAAgttcatgttattttaaaacGTTACATCCCCTTTATTATCGATCAACTTTCTAGGCTGCAACTCTTTAGGATaatttcaattgtaaatatgaaaGGGAAAAGAGTTAATGAGTGGATATAGTTTTGTCCTCTACTCTTACCTCCTCCCTGGCGAACAAAATGTTTGGATACCAAAATAAGGAAGGCGAATAATAtcaaaggaacattcaaactcataagtaaaaaataaatgacaacgccatggctaaaaaagaaaaagatcaacagacaaaaaatagtcAGAAATTGTTGTAGGAGTATGACACTCTCTATAAACGTGGCATTGGGTTAACCTACCTTATTCTTACCGGAAGTTGTTGCGTACTTGTACATCatgcacagccaaacggacgctaCACATTGGCAAGGGTTTTACTACCGGTCAAAAGAAGAGCAAAGTGACAATATTTCTATTCTCAAGTCACCCTTCGGGAgctaatttgaaataaaagttacCAATAATCAATTCATTCAACAAAATAACAGAAGGGTGCTGTTTCAGATCAAATGGTCAAGTTTTAGATACTTGTATATTCATCTTCCCTTTTTAGatgtaatttgtataatataatatttatccCCTTTAAAGCAAATGTAAAAGACTACATGCTAGTCAAATTCAGAATCGCACACCTGGCAAGTATATATCGAACAATTAAGGATATTCAGTAGCGGCAGCCATCATTTTTATACACTGATTATGATTTTTGACAAGATTTCAGTCAGAACCGCAAGCATGCTATTTGTTAATATATGGTGAAGTAATTTAAGGACAAAAGCACCTCTAGGAAGTCAATTAAGGAGTTTCATCCTTTGATTATCTCACATATCTTGTCATGTCGATAATCTTCGTTCTCTTCATCTATTATACTTTCAAGATATAGCCAAAAACGTAAACGGGCTAACAATAATTTAACGCCCTATTACTTCCATATAAAATCGATTGATATTTCTGTAATGTTAACATACTTAGATATCTAATTTTGCTGATGATTTATGGTTTTCACTATTGTCACAATAGTTTGACAAAAGTTGAAACAAGTCGCCACTAAAGGACAGAAATTTATACATTGTCAAGTAGGTCATCGACAGTTTCGTACATTATGGTCATTTGTAGGTCTGTCATATTGATTATTTTGCTT
The nucleotide sequence above comes from Mytilus trossulus isolate FHL-02 chromosome 5, PNRI_Mtr1.1.1.hap1, whole genome shotgun sequence. Encoded proteins:
- the LOC134718819 gene encoding L-xylulose reductase-like isoform X1, which translates into the protein MNINFEEKIALVTGAGKGIGRCIALRLSKLGAKVYAVSRTQADLDSLKVEDPSIETRCLDIGNWNNTRKVIEDVGKVDLLVNNAAIIRYKSVLETTEELIDEHFQVNVKAALNISQIVAKGIISRKGSGAIVNISSICGIITMPGCPVYCSTKAAIDMLTKSMALEFGPFKIRVNSCSPGAVLTAMNKKIFSSQELKDSVTGRIPMGRFIEQDEVANTVAFLLSDYASMINGALVPVDGGNMIHISPNPIQKLK
- the LOC134718819 gene encoding L-xylulose reductase-like isoform X3; its protein translation is MNINFEEKIALVTGAGKGIGRCIALRLSKLGAKVYAVSRTQADLDSLKVEDPSIETRCLDIGNWNNTRKVIEDVGKVDLLVNNAAIIRYKSVLETTEELIDEHFQVNVKAALNISQIVAKGIISRKGSGAIVNISSICGIITMPGCPVYCSTKAAIDMLTKSMALEFGPFKIRVNSCSPGAVLTAMNKKIFSSQELKDSVTGRIPMGRFIGMVCHMLFISRGVKIYLCYADSMYRYIFDVLYFTELCEIESH